Proteins from a single region of Hordeum vulgare subsp. vulgare chromosome 6H, MorexV3_pseudomolecules_assembly, whole genome shotgun sequence:
- the LOC123403135 gene encoding flowering-promoting factor 1-like protein 4 → MSGVWVFEDGMVRRADSEAPGAAVARPSKVLVHVPSGEVVTSYDVLERRLRELGWERYLNDPCLIQFHQRSTVHLISVPRDFARLKLVHMHDVVVKTRNVFQVRDAT, encoded by the coding sequence ATGAGTGGCGTATGGGTGTTTGAGGACGGGATGGTAAGGCGCGCGGACAGCGAGGCGCCAGGCGCGGCGGTGGCGCGGCCAAGCAAGGTGCTGGTGCATGTACCGAGCGGTGAGGTGGTGACCTCGTACGACGTTCTGGAGCGGCGGCTGCGGGAGCTGGGGTGGGAGCGCTACCTCAACGACCCCTGCCTCATCCAGTTCCACCAGCGCTCCACCGTGCACCTCATCTCCGTCCCGCGCGACTTCGCCCGCCTCAAGCTCGTCCACATGCACGACGTCGTCGTCAAGACCCGCAACGTCTTTCAGGTCCGCGACGCCACCTAG